From Diaminobutyricibacter sp. McL0608, one genomic window encodes:
- a CDS encoding ABC transporter substrate-binding protein, which yields MKLSRRTKVVAAVAGAASFALLAAGCSSSGGGSGSSSSPITLTVTTFGTMGFDKLYAQYEKEHPGITIKATNIDTGDNALTDWQTKEAAGSGLPDVQAVEEGWLSKVMQVSDQFNDLKNYGANDIKSRWVDWKLKQATDKNGHIIGYGTDIGPEGLCYNSKLFAAAGLPSDRDAVATLFGGANATWDDFFKVGEQYQKATGKAFYDQSGFIWNAMVNQQPEGYYTKDGKLNVENNSDLQALWSKLGAGAAAGLSANQTQWDWGKGKAFTDGTFATFVCPGWMLGVVQGQVKAGGGDASTGWDFANVFPGGAANWGGSFLTVPKQSKHPKEAAALAAWLTSAKSQVATFQAAGTFPSVVAAQSDPGVTGANDLSKFFNNAPVGQILADRAKGVVAQYKGPDDSVIQSQVFGPSVQEIDSKKKNADQAWADAMKLLNQLVVNK from the coding sequence GTGAAACTTTCACGACGCACCAAGGTAGTTGCGGCCGTCGCAGGCGCAGCATCCTTCGCTCTCCTCGCAGCCGGATGTTCATCCAGCGGCGGGGGCAGCGGCAGCAGTTCCAGCCCGATCACACTGACCGTGACCACGTTCGGCACCATGGGGTTCGACAAGCTGTACGCACAGTACGAAAAAGAACACCCCGGCATCACGATCAAGGCCACCAACATCGACACCGGTGACAACGCCCTGACCGACTGGCAGACGAAGGAAGCGGCCGGCAGCGGCCTCCCCGACGTCCAGGCAGTCGAGGAAGGCTGGCTCAGCAAGGTCATGCAGGTCTCCGACCAGTTCAACGACCTCAAGAACTACGGCGCCAACGACATCAAGAGCCGCTGGGTCGACTGGAAGCTGAAGCAGGCCACCGACAAGAACGGCCACATCATCGGCTACGGCACCGACATCGGACCGGAAGGGCTCTGCTACAACAGCAAGCTCTTCGCAGCAGCGGGCCTTCCGAGTGACCGCGATGCCGTCGCCACGCTCTTCGGTGGCGCCAACGCAACGTGGGACGACTTCTTCAAGGTCGGCGAGCAGTACCAGAAGGCGACCGGCAAGGCGTTCTACGACCAGTCCGGCTTCATCTGGAACGCCATGGTGAACCAGCAGCCCGAGGGCTACTACACCAAGGACGGCAAGCTGAACGTCGAGAACAACTCGGACCTGCAGGCCCTGTGGAGCAAGCTCGGCGCGGGAGCCGCAGCCGGCCTCTCCGCCAACCAGACCCAGTGGGACTGGGGCAAGGGCAAGGCTTTCACTGACGGAACCTTCGCCACCTTCGTCTGCCCGGGCTGGATGCTCGGTGTGGTCCAGGGTCAGGTCAAGGCCGGCGGCGGAGACGCCTCCACCGGCTGGGACTTCGCGAACGTCTTCCCGGGTGGCGCAGCCAACTGGGGTGGATCGTTCCTGACCGTTCCCAAGCAGTCGAAGCACCCGAAGGAAGCGGCAGCCCTCGCAGCCTGGCTGACCAGCGCCAAGTCGCAGGTCGCCACCTTCCAGGCAGCCGGCACCTTCCCGTCGGTCGTCGCAGCGCAGTCCGACCCCGGCGTGACCGGAGCGAACGACCTGTCGAAGTTCTTCAACAACGCACCGGTGGGCCAGATCCTGGCCGACCGCGCGAAGGGCGTCGTCGCACAGTACAAGGGCCCGGATGACTCGGTCATCCAGTCCCAGGTCTTCGGACCGTCGGTCCAGGAGATCGACTCCAAGAAGAAGAACGCGGACCAGGCCTGGGCAGACGCTATGAAGCTGCTCAACCAGCTCGTCGTCAACAAGTAA
- a CDS encoding MDR family MFS transporter, whose protein sequence is MSHRQILFVIFGLMAGMFLSALDQTVVGTAIRTIGDDLHGLSQQAWVTTAYLIVSTISTPIYGKLSDIYGRRPLFIFAIVVFIIGSILASFSTSMVELAVFRAIQGLGAGGLMSMPLAIMGDMLAPRERAKYQGYFLAVFGISSLIGPLVGGLFAGASEILGIAGWRWVFLINVPIGIVALLIVLRFLHLPKHERYSVRIDWWGATAVIVALVPLLLVAEEGRTWGWGSPAAIACYVIGAVGILAFIIIEMFMKDDALIPLKLFRSPTFSMATVIGVFVGFGMFGAMLTLPLYLQLVLGSTPTESGLQMLPMILGLMISSIASGQIIARTGRYRMFPILGTAFLSLGFLDLTFLKYDSSYWFIAGAMLLIGLGLGQLMQTLTIASQNSVGLRDMGVATSASTFFRQIGGTLGTAVLLSLLFTLFPTNLTTAFKDDATLSAALNAALDPAVANAPENKQIMALAYDKQVAQVKASFPGTDFSNDQARADVVDQVMAQIKANPSGSAGSANAAGGGALDDTSFLKGANPALAKPFLQGFSASAVAVYWVALIVVLIAFVLSLFFKTPPLRSKSALQEAADNKEEAERFAAMEDDEEQIPVVARVLGSASDDIESEEYDTGLLAHRAADDFGALIEPGADTASLRAVRPKPNPATD, encoded by the coding sequence ATGTCCCACAGGCAGATCCTCTTCGTGATCTTCGGCCTGATGGCGGGCATGTTCCTTTCCGCCCTCGACCAAACCGTGGTCGGCACGGCCATCCGCACCATCGGCGACGACCTCCACGGACTCAGCCAGCAGGCGTGGGTCACGACGGCCTACCTGATCGTCTCCACGATCTCCACACCGATCTACGGAAAACTGTCCGACATCTACGGACGCCGCCCGCTGTTCATCTTCGCGATCGTCGTCTTCATCATCGGCTCGATCCTCGCGAGCTTCTCGACCTCCATGGTCGAGCTCGCCGTCTTCCGCGCCATCCAGGGCCTGGGCGCCGGCGGTCTGATGTCCATGCCGCTCGCCATCATGGGCGACATGCTCGCCCCGCGTGAGAGAGCGAAATACCAGGGTTACTTCCTCGCGGTCTTCGGTATCTCCAGTTTGATCGGCCCGCTGGTCGGTGGCCTCTTCGCCGGTGCGAGCGAGATCCTCGGCATCGCCGGATGGCGCTGGGTGTTCCTGATCAACGTACCGATCGGCATCGTCGCACTGCTCATCGTGCTGCGATTCCTGCACCTGCCGAAACACGAGCGCTACTCGGTGCGTATCGACTGGTGGGGTGCGACTGCCGTGATCGTGGCGCTGGTGCCCTTGCTGTTGGTCGCAGAAGAAGGGCGCACCTGGGGCTGGGGCAGCCCTGCAGCGATAGCGTGCTACGTGATCGGCGCCGTCGGCATCCTCGCGTTCATCATCATCGAGATGTTCATGAAGGACGACGCGCTCATCCCGCTGAAGCTCTTCCGTTCCCCGACGTTCTCGATGGCAACCGTCATCGGCGTCTTCGTCGGTTTCGGGATGTTCGGTGCGATGCTGACCCTCCCGCTCTACCTGCAGCTCGTGCTCGGCTCCACGCCGACCGAGAGCGGTCTGCAGATGCTCCCGATGATCCTCGGTCTCATGATCTCCTCGATCGCCAGTGGTCAGATCATCGCCCGCACCGGTCGCTACCGCATGTTCCCGATTCTGGGAACCGCCTTCCTCTCCCTGGGCTTCCTCGACCTGACGTTCCTGAAGTACGACTCGTCGTACTGGTTCATCGCCGGCGCCATGCTGCTGATCGGGCTCGGGCTCGGCCAGCTCATGCAGACGCTGACGATCGCCAGCCAGAACTCGGTCGGCCTGCGCGACATGGGTGTGGCGACGAGCGCCTCGACGTTCTTCCGTCAGATCGGTGGAACGCTCGGCACGGCTGTGCTTCTTTCGCTGCTGTTCACGCTCTTCCCGACGAACCTGACCACAGCGTTCAAGGATGATGCGACCCTCTCTGCTGCGCTCAACGCCGCACTCGACCCTGCCGTCGCCAACGCGCCAGAGAACAAGCAGATCATGGCCCTCGCGTACGACAAGCAGGTCGCGCAGGTCAAGGCGAGCTTCCCCGGAACAGACTTCTCGAACGATCAGGCGCGTGCCGATGTCGTCGACCAGGTCATGGCACAGATCAAGGCGAACCCGTCTGGAAGCGCCGGTTCGGCGAACGCCGCGGGTGGCGGAGCGCTTGACGACACGTCATTCCTGAAGGGTGCGAACCCCGCCCTGGCGAAGCCGTTCCTTCAAGGCTTCAGCGCCTCCGCGGTCGCTGTCTACTGGGTCGCGCTGATCGTCGTGCTCATCGCCTTCGTGCTCTCCTTGTTCTTCAAGACCCCGCCGCTGCGCTCCAAGTCGGCGCTGCAGGAGGCCGCGGACAACAAGGAAGAGGCCGAGCGGTTTGCCGCGATGGAGGACGACGAGGAGCAGATCCCCGTGGTCGCACGCGTGCTCGGTTCGGCATCCGACGACATCGAGTCCGAGGAGTACGACACCGGCCTGCTCGCCCACCGGGCGGCGGACGATTTCGGCGCCCTGATCGAGCCCGGTGCGGACACCGCATCGCTGCGAGCGGTGCGTCCGAAGCCCAATCCGGCCACCGACTAG
- a CDS encoding amidase domain-containing protein has translation MRSGLPRSPRSRFLALAGAVAATALLLTGCAGGGSNAPAAGGKAAAPAAAPAPTAITAVSPAAGSVSGANTVTLTGTSLGNVKAVTIGGQPAAVSSTGSDKLAVVVPQAAMFNPAKVDIIANGADGKPLTTVTGGYQYQVVSPIDKQLNYAMKHWNNYNTAEYGDLNPVGGDCANFVSQTLIARGWTMSGDWYNHNAAASWSPSWGYVPSMDAYFRATPSLGLHEYPLSQRSKIKVGDIVMFDWNNNNSLDHVQIVSQVLHQNGKIVIKMVGHNTDSDYRDLDTAITVDHPGAGGHFWSFSS, from the coding sequence ATGCGCTCTGGTCTGCCCCGCTCCCCACGAAGCCGGTTCCTCGCCCTCGCGGGGGCCGTCGCCGCAACCGCACTCCTTCTGACTGGATGCGCGGGCGGAGGGTCCAACGCTCCCGCGGCCGGCGGCAAGGCCGCAGCCCCTGCGGCAGCGCCCGCCCCGACGGCGATCACCGCGGTCTCTCCGGCCGCCGGTTCCGTCTCGGGCGCCAACACAGTGACCCTGACCGGAACCTCGCTCGGTAACGTCAAGGCCGTCACGATCGGGGGCCAGCCTGCCGCGGTCAGCTCGACCGGCTCCGACAAGCTCGCCGTGGTCGTGCCCCAGGCCGCGATGTTCAACCCCGCGAAGGTCGACATCATCGCGAACGGCGCCGACGGCAAGCCCCTCACCACCGTCACCGGCGGTTACCAATACCAGGTCGTCTCGCCGATCGACAAGCAGCTCAACTACGCGATGAAGCACTGGAACAACTACAACACCGCCGAATACGGCGACCTCAACCCGGTCGGCGGCGACTGCGCCAACTTCGTCAGCCAGACGCTGATCGCCCGCGGCTGGACGATGAGCGGGGACTGGTACAACCACAACGCCGCGGCCAGCTGGAGCCCGTCATGGGGTTACGTGCCGTCGATGGACGCCTACTTCCGCGCCACTCCGAGTCTCGGCCTCCACGAGTATCCGCTCTCCCAGCGCAGCAAGATCAAAGTCGGCGACATCGTGATGTTCGACTGGAACAACAACAACTCGCTCGACCACGTGCAGATCGTCTCGCAGGTGCTGCACCAGAACGGCAAGATCGTCATCAAGATGGTCGGCCACAACACCGACTCCGACTACCGTGACCTCGACACCGCGATCACGGTCGACCACCCGGGCGCCGGCGGCCACTTCTGGAGCTTCAGCTCCTAA
- a CDS encoding M15 family metallopeptidase, with protein MTCRSARGLVVGSLLVLALAGCSTAQHGNAGPRTDAAPAPSATPSTTSSAAPTPSAPPTASAPPAAPTAPTSSTPPASDTPGAPGPLPFAKAARSVDDPASLWVVVNKSRPLNPVSFVPPDLVYPAVPYVNRQPMRQEAATALVAMLAAARTESGLGFAVQSAYRSYQTQVSVYRDDVARNGVAYADTDTARPGHSEHQTGLAIDLSAAPANCSLAACLGTTPHGKWLAANAWRFGFLLRYPADKVPVTGFTYEPWHFRYIGPELAAELHRSGSTTLEEFFGLPGGTLYR; from the coding sequence GTGACCTGTAGATCCGCGCGGGGCCTCGTCGTCGGCTCCCTTCTCGTGCTCGCGCTCGCGGGATGCTCGACGGCCCAGCACGGCAATGCCGGTCCACGGACCGATGCTGCTCCGGCTCCGAGTGCGACGCCGTCGACAACATCGAGCGCTGCGCCGACGCCATCCGCCCCACCCACTGCGAGCGCCCCACCGGCTGCGCCCACCGCGCCAACCTCGAGCACCCCTCCGGCCAGTGACACGCCCGGCGCGCCCGGCCCCTTGCCTTTCGCCAAAGCGGCCCGATCCGTCGACGACCCGGCGAGCCTCTGGGTCGTGGTCAACAAATCCCGCCCGCTGAACCCGGTCTCGTTCGTGCCACCCGACCTGGTCTACCCCGCGGTTCCCTACGTGAATCGGCAGCCTATGCGCCAGGAGGCTGCGACCGCCCTCGTCGCCATGCTCGCGGCTGCCCGCACCGAGTCGGGCCTCGGGTTCGCCGTCCAAAGCGCATACCGGTCATACCAGACGCAGGTCTCGGTGTATCGCGATGACGTCGCGCGGAACGGGGTCGCCTACGCCGACACGGACACCGCGCGCCCCGGCCACAGCGAACACCAGACAGGTCTGGCCATCGATCTCAGTGCGGCGCCCGCGAACTGCTCACTCGCTGCGTGCCTCGGAACGACGCCGCACGGCAAGTGGCTGGCGGCCAACGCGTGGCGCTTCGGGTTCCTCCTGCGCTACCCGGCCGACAAGGTCCCGGTCACCGGCTTCACCTACGAACCGTGGCACTTCCGCTACATCGGGCCCGAACTGGCGGCAGAACTCCACCGATCAGGCTCTACCACGCTCGAGGAGTTCTTCGGCCTGCCGGGTGGCACGCTCTACCGCTGA
- the pgm gene encoding phosphoglucomutase (alpha-D-glucose-1,6-bisphosphate-dependent), translating to MNDRAGTPAQESDLVDIDALRAAYYDLKPDVSIPEQRVVFGTSGHRGSSLDTAFNENHIAATTQAICEYRAAQGIDGPLFLGADTHELSGPAMTTALEVLVANEVRVLVDAFGDWVPTPALSHAILTYNNAGHADRADGIVVTPSHNPPRDGGFKYNPPHGGPADTDATSWIAARANELIADELRGVRMSEPSGVETYDFRGNYVEDLQNVIDVKAIAASGIRIGADPLGGASVNYWAAIGERYGFDLTVVNPSVDPTWSFMTLDWDGKIRMDPSSTSAMASVLKHKDDFDILTGNDADADRHGIVTPDGGLMNPNHYLAVAIDYLFRTRTGWRADAAVGKTLVSSSIIDRVAESLDRRLWEVPVGFKWFVPGLVDGSVGFGGEESAGASFLRFDGSVWTTDKDGILLALLASEILATTGKTPSQHYRELTARFGSPVYERVDAPASPAQKAALGKLDGDAIAATELAGETIVAKLSRAPGNDAALGGVKVETENAWFAARPSGTENVYKIYAESFEGADHLKRVQSDAKTIVDGALEGA from the coding sequence ATGAACGATCGAGCAGGAACACCGGCCCAGGAATCCGATCTCGTCGACATCGACGCGCTGCGGGCGGCCTACTACGACCTCAAACCCGACGTGAGCATCCCGGAGCAGCGCGTGGTCTTCGGGACCTCCGGCCACCGGGGCAGTTCTCTCGACACCGCGTTCAACGAGAACCACATCGCGGCGACCACGCAGGCGATCTGCGAATACCGGGCGGCTCAGGGCATCGACGGCCCGCTGTTCCTCGGCGCGGACACCCACGAGCTCAGCGGCCCCGCGATGACGACAGCGCTCGAAGTGCTCGTCGCCAACGAAGTGCGGGTGCTCGTCGACGCGTTCGGCGACTGGGTGCCGACACCGGCGCTCTCGCACGCGATCCTCACCTACAACAACGCCGGCCACGCAGACCGGGCCGACGGCATCGTCGTCACGCCCAGCCACAACCCGCCCAGGGACGGCGGTTTCAAATACAACCCGCCGCACGGCGGACCGGCGGACACGGATGCCACCAGCTGGATCGCGGCCCGCGCCAACGAACTCATCGCGGACGAGCTGCGCGGCGTGCGGATGAGCGAGCCGAGCGGCGTGGAGACCTACGACTTCCGCGGGAACTACGTCGAAGACCTGCAGAACGTCATCGACGTGAAAGCGATCGCGGCCAGCGGCATCCGCATCGGCGCGGACCCGCTCGGCGGGGCCAGCGTCAACTACTGGGCGGCGATCGGCGAGCGTTACGGGTTCGACCTCACCGTGGTCAACCCGTCCGTCGACCCGACCTGGTCGTTCATGACGCTCGACTGGGACGGCAAGATCCGGATGGATCCGTCGAGCACTTCCGCCATGGCGTCGGTGCTGAAGCACAAAGACGACTTCGACATCCTCACCGGCAACGACGCGGATGCGGACCGCCACGGCATCGTCACCCCCGACGGCGGGCTGATGAACCCCAACCACTACCTCGCGGTCGCGATCGACTACTTGTTCCGCACCCGGACCGGGTGGCGGGCGGATGCGGCGGTCGGCAAGACGCTCGTGTCGTCGTCGATCATCGACCGGGTCGCCGAGTCCCTCGACCGCCGCCTGTGGGAGGTGCCCGTGGGCTTCAAGTGGTTCGTGCCAGGTCTCGTCGACGGATCGGTCGGGTTCGGCGGCGAGGAGAGCGCGGGCGCCAGCTTCCTGCGGTTCGACGGGTCGGTGTGGACGACCGACAAAGACGGCATCCTGCTCGCCCTTCTGGCGAGCGAGATCCTCGCGACCACCGGCAAGACGCCCAGCCAGCACTACCGGGAGCTGACGGCACGTTTCGGCAGCCCGGTCTACGAGCGGGTGGATGCGCCGGCCAGCCCCGCGCAGAAGGCCGCGCTCGGCAAGCTCGACGGCGACGCGATCGCGGCGACCGAACTCGCCGGGGAGACGATCGTGGCCAAGCTGAGCCGCGCGCCCGGCAACGACGCGGCCCTCGGCGGCGTCAAGGTCGAGACGGAGAACGCGTGGTTCGCGGCGCGGCCGAGCGGCACGGAGAACGTGTACAAGATCTACGCGGAGTCGTTCGAGGGGGCTGATCACCTGAAGCGCGTGCAGTCCGACGCGAAGACGATCGTCGACGGGGCGCTCGAGGGCGCCTGA
- the pheA gene encoding prephenate dehydratase encodes MPETADQPPVAPDSAPSAAPDHAAEVYSFLGPSGTFTEAALAQVPQARGKHWRSVNNVGEALGDVVAGRSVAAMIAIENSIEGGVSVAQDALATIPDLRIVGEYLVPVNFVLVARPGTALSDVKVINAHPVAYAQCHLWLDANLPAHGHLPASSNVAAAASLLDGSQADAAIAPPGIIDHHDLEVLAEDIGDNPNAVTRFVLVSRTTGIPAPTGADKTSIIAELPDDRPGSLLDLLEQFSTRGVNLSLIESRPIGDSLGRYRFVIDADGHIADERVADALLGLRRFSPAVIFLGSYPRADGHHVDYDHRYRDEVFTEAREWLKGLTATRGE; translated from the coding sequence ATGCCCGAAACCGCCGATCAGCCCCCAGTAGCGCCGGACAGCGCGCCGAGCGCCGCCCCGGACCACGCCGCAGAGGTGTACTCCTTCCTCGGTCCGTCGGGCACGTTCACTGAGGCCGCACTCGCGCAGGTCCCGCAGGCTCGCGGCAAGCACTGGCGGTCGGTCAACAATGTGGGCGAGGCGCTGGGGGATGTCGTGGCCGGCCGCAGCGTCGCCGCGATGATCGCCATCGAGAACTCGATCGAGGGCGGGGTGTCGGTCGCGCAGGACGCCCTGGCGACCATCCCGGATCTCCGAATCGTCGGTGAGTACCTGGTCCCCGTAAATTTCGTGCTGGTCGCACGCCCGGGCACGGCGCTGTCGGATGTGAAGGTCATCAACGCGCATCCGGTCGCCTACGCGCAATGCCACCTCTGGCTCGACGCCAACCTTCCGGCCCACGGCCACCTGCCCGCCTCGAGCAACGTGGCTGCCGCCGCGTCCCTGCTCGACGGAAGCCAGGCCGACGCCGCGATCGCGCCGCCCGGCATCATCGACCACCACGACCTGGAGGTACTCGCCGAGGACATCGGTGACAACCCGAACGCGGTGACACGCTTCGTGTTGGTCAGCCGCACCACGGGCATCCCTGCCCCGACCGGCGCCGACAAGACGAGCATCATCGCGGAACTGCCCGACGACCGGCCCGGAAGCCTGCTCGACCTGCTGGAGCAGTTCTCCACCCGCGGGGTCAACCTGAGCCTCATCGAGTCGCGGCCGATCGGCGACTCCCTCGGCCGCTACCGGTTCGTGATCGACGCCGACGGCCACATCGCCGACGAGCGCGTGGCGGATGCGCTTCTCGGGCTGCGCAGGTTCAGTCCGGCGGTCATCTTCCTCGGTTCGTATCCCCGTGCCGACGGCCATCACGTCGACTACGACCACCGCTACCGCGACGAGGTGTTCACCGAAGCCCGGGAGTGGCTGAAAGGGCTGACCGCAACCCGCGGCGAGTAG
- a CDS encoding diacylglycerol/lipid kinase family protein translates to MEEPGSEPSACAAVVYNPVKVDVAQVRSAVGTAATHAGWREVLWFETTVDEEGQSQTREALAKGVTLVVAAGGDGTVRAVAEALNGTNASLGILPSGTGNLLARNLNLPLTDLDEACTIAFAGADRPIDIGIAALSRADGENTEHAFLVMAGLGIDAAMMAKTRPTLKRRFGWLAYVDAGFRALPETSKVRIGYSLDDDEKRTAHVSTILVANCGTLPGAIELIPDAILDDGKLDIAVLQPKSWLGWLFIWRRVTWENRVLRRTSLGRSIIRLTDRGRLGRRTELTYLRSASVRLSVESPEPFELDGDEVGDVLGIDFTVGHRALIVRVPRRDAAA, encoded by the coding sequence GTGGAAGAACCGGGTTCCGAGCCATCCGCGTGCGCGGCGGTCGTCTACAACCCGGTCAAGGTGGATGTGGCCCAGGTCAGGTCGGCGGTCGGCACGGCTGCGACTCACGCCGGATGGCGCGAGGTGCTGTGGTTCGAGACCACCGTGGATGAAGAGGGCCAGTCGCAGACCCGCGAGGCGCTCGCGAAGGGCGTCACGCTGGTCGTCGCAGCCGGCGGGGACGGTACGGTCCGCGCAGTCGCCGAGGCGCTGAATGGCACGAATGCGTCGCTCGGCATCCTCCCGTCGGGCACCGGCAACCTTCTGGCTCGCAACCTCAACCTGCCGCTGACTGATCTCGACGAGGCGTGCACGATCGCGTTCGCCGGAGCGGACCGGCCGATCGACATCGGCATCGCCGCCCTGTCGCGCGCAGACGGCGAGAACACCGAGCACGCGTTCCTCGTCATGGCAGGCCTCGGGATCGATGCCGCGATGATGGCGAAGACGAGGCCCACGCTGAAGCGCCGGTTCGGGTGGCTCGCCTACGTCGATGCGGGATTCCGCGCGCTGCCCGAGACCTCCAAGGTGCGTATCGGCTACTCACTCGACGACGACGAGAAGCGCACCGCCCACGTGAGCACGATCCTCGTCGCGAACTGCGGAACGCTCCCCGGCGCGATCGAACTCATCCCGGACGCGATCCTCGACGACGGCAAGCTCGACATCGCGGTGCTCCAGCCGAAATCGTGGCTGGGCTGGCTGTTCATCTGGCGCCGGGTCACCTGGGAGAACCGGGTGCTCCGCCGCACCTCGCTCGGCCGCAGCATCATCCGCCTGACCGATCGGGGGCGCCTCGGCCGCCGAACCGAGCTGACCTACCTGCGAAGCGCATCCGTGCGACTCTCCGTCGAGTCCCCCGAACCGTTCGAACTCGACGGCGACGAGGTCGGCGACGTGCTCGGCATCGACTTCACGGTCGGGCACCGGGCACTGATCGTGCGCGTGCCCCGCCGCGACGCCGCGGCCTGA